The following proteins come from a genomic window of Nostoc sp. TCL26-01:
- a CDS encoding helix-turn-helix domain-containing protein, with protein sequence MAHKEVEDILMSADISHGKYLTSFQRKLLLKSLQADLPEFYCQRIQIMLLADIGKSQTEICRLIKCCPATARHWIHMARSGMAHQWKLSPIGRPKAVNEEYLERLQELVKNDPRDYGYSFRRWTANWLNKHLAKELGVKVSDCHIKRLLKQMGLSTRQSAKNITKNLSPEVNSSQISISDLKHKYVLEDNEVLPIHFLKLESNS encoded by the coding sequence ATGGCTCATAAAGAAGTGGAAGATATTTTGATGTCTGCCGATATTTCTCATGGGAAATATTTAACATCCTTTCAAAGAAAACTATTGTTAAAAAGTTTACAAGCCGATTTACCTGAGTTTTATTGCCAACGGATTCAAATTATGTTGCTGGCAGATATAGGTAAATCTCAAACAGAAATTTGTCGCCTGATTAAATGCTGTCCTGCTACAGCAAGACATTGGATACACATGGCTCGTTCTGGTATGGCTCATCAATGGAAATTATCGCCAATTGGTCGTCCTAAAGCTGTCAATGAAGAATATTTAGAGCGTTTGCAAGAACTAGTTAAAAATGACCCCCGCGATTATGGTTATAGTTTTCGGCGGTGGACAGCCAACTGGTTAAACAAGCATTTGGCAAAAGAATTAGGTGTAAAAGTTAGCGACTGTCACATCAAACGATTACTCAAACAAATGGGTTTATCGACAAGGCAATCAGCGAAAAATATCACTAAAAATTTGTCTCCAGAGGTGAATAGCTCACAAATTTCTATTAGCGACCTCAAGCATAAATATGTACTAGAAGACAATGAAGTTTTACCAATTCACTTTTTAAAATTAGAGAGCAATTCCTAA
- a CDS encoding sigma-70 family RNA polymerase sigma factor: MQSRQSIMEMFSTFVQFDADRFSRWATESRLRRSIHSCLQQNPKEGSEYFWALYWYKFWQVPETQSLAKQHLSAYLQEPCYWTSQKTAASFVSTQYKLSDCFQVAIAQIDRVLKGFNPSQTSSLKNYAGIIFGSAIRETLRQRHEVDICTDWGLLRKISQKRLDEALQNAGLSLAEIPAYILAWSCFKTLYVPTKAANSRQLSRPDEATWEAITKAYNAQSTQPTNPPTLEKLLLNAAKATRKYLYPTPDSLNVARGGDDSPEILDNLPGTEQASLIQEIVSQEEEAARNSQQTEINNVLVAAIAQLESPMPEILSLYYTQQLNQEAIAQQLDMKQYTVSRRLTKAKEMLLKSVASWSQDKLHISLTSDILKGMSALIEDWLQNYYSASNT; the protein is encoded by the coding sequence ATGCAATCTCGGCAAAGCATCATGGAAATGTTTTCCACTTTTGTGCAGTTCGATGCAGATCGCTTCAGTCGTTGGGCGACGGAATCACGATTGCGTCGCAGCATCCACAGTTGTCTTCAGCAAAACCCCAAGGAAGGTTCGGAATATTTTTGGGCGTTGTACTGGTATAAGTTTTGGCAGGTTCCGGAAACTCAGTCTCTAGCGAAACAGCATCTGAGTGCTTATTTGCAAGAACCTTGTTACTGGACATCACAAAAAACAGCCGCAAGTTTTGTCAGTACACAATATAAGTTATCTGACTGTTTTCAGGTGGCGATCGCTCAAATTGATCGTGTCCTCAAGGGGTTTAATCCCAGTCAAACTAGTAGTCTGAAAAACTACGCCGGTATTATTTTTGGTAGTGCTATCCGCGAAACTTTACGTCAACGCCACGAAGTTGATATCTGTACCGATTGGGGTTTGTTACGCAAAATCAGCCAAAAGCGATTGGATGAGGCTTTGCAAAATGCCGGTTTATCTCTGGCGGAGATTCCTGCTTACATCCTGGCTTGGAGTTGTTTTAAAACTCTATATGTGCCGACGAAAGCCGCTAACTCTCGTCAACTGTCTCGGCCTGATGAGGCTACTTGGGAAGCGATTACCAAAGCTTACAATGCTCAAAGCACTCAACCAACTAATCCCCCAACTTTAGAAAAGTTATTATTGAATGCAGCTAAGGCTACTCGTAAGTATCTTTATCCCACGCCTGATTCTCTCAACGTTGCCAGAGGTGGCGATGATTCACCGGAAATTTTAGATAATCTTCCAGGGACAGAACAAGCGTCTTTAATTCAGGAAATCGTTAGCCAAGAGGAAGAAGCAGCCAGAAATTCGCAACAAACGGAGATTAACAATGTTTTAGTGGCAGCGATCGCTCAACTAGAATCACCCATGCCAGAAATTTTGTCTCTATACTATACCCAACAATTAAATCAAGAGGCGATCGCTCAACAATTGGACATGAAGCAGTATACTGTTTCCCGACGACTCACTAAAGCTAAAGAAATGCTGCTCAAGTCTGTGGCTAGCTGGAGTCAAGACAAACTGCATATTTCTTTAACTTCAGACATACTCAAGGGTATGAGTGCATTGATAGAAGACTGGTTACAGAATTACTACAGTGCTTCAAATACATAA
- a CDS encoding HlyD family efflux transporter periplasmic adaptor subunit yields MTNILNGKLNKPSYNNEQIEEAVISPIIVESKDDWSFATKELLDSLPQVWTRGLLYFLVVSISIILPWAILFKVDETGTARGRIEPKGKTVRLDAPVSGIVQKIMTKEGESVKAGQNLLVLDTDLLQAELRQIQDKLEGQLNRRSQLNSSQNQLLVAFTTQQQQNRSQELEKQSQIDQARQNLIAVNNTYELQKEEKKAQVNQAKQNLEYSKTANILISSSSATSQREEKRYHQLWQAGVIPETNFVEKQEIAKEKQKLAEQSQSDIQQAYLRLAEQQSSYERVVKQGKADITQAQLRLNEQERSYQTLIRTGKLALLKIAEQQKTLEAEITTLAAEIAQTKRQIESLNIQIAQRQIKAPVSGTIFQLPIQKAGAAVQPGTMVAEIAAVGSPLVIRGQMETNQSGSLREGLPVKLKFDAYPFQDYGVIEGELIDISPTTIELDTTNGKAAAYNLEITLKQHCIKSGNKCIPLRPGDTATAEVIVRQRRIIDFLLDPFKQLQSGGLKL; encoded by the coding sequence ATGACAAATATTCTTAATGGCAAGCTTAACAAACCGAGTTATAACAATGAACAGATTGAGGAAGCAGTGATATCTCCCATCATAGTTGAATCAAAAGATGATTGGTCTTTTGCTACCAAAGAATTATTAGATAGCTTGCCTCAAGTTTGGACAAGGGGTTTGTTATATTTTTTAGTTGTGTCTATCTCGATTATTTTACCTTGGGCAATACTTTTTAAAGTCGATGAAACTGGTACAGCGAGAGGGAGAATTGAGCCTAAAGGCAAGACAGTAAGATTGGATGCACCTGTGTCGGGAATTGTGCAAAAAATCATGACAAAAGAAGGGGAATCAGTTAAGGCAGGACAAAATTTATTAGTCCTGGATACAGATTTGTTGCAAGCAGAATTACGGCAAATTCAGGATAAATTAGAGGGACAATTAAATAGGCGATCGCAATTAAATTCCTCCCAAAATCAATTGCTAGTTGCTTTCACAACTCAGCAGCAACAAAATCGCTCCCAAGAATTAGAAAAGCAATCTCAAATAGACCAAGCACGGCAAAATTTAATTGCAGTTAACAATACCTATGAATTGCAAAAAGAAGAAAAAAAAGCACAAGTCAATCAAGCCAAACAAAACCTTGAATATAGTAAAACTGCTAATATCTTAATTAGTAGTAGTTCAGCTACTTCTCAACGAGAAGAAAAACGTTACCACCAACTTTGGCAAGCAGGTGTGATTCCGGAAACTAATTTTGTCGAAAAACAAGAGATAGCTAAAGAAAAACAAAAACTAGCCGAACAAAGTCAGTCAGATATTCAACAAGCTTACTTACGCCTAGCAGAACAACAAAGTAGTTATGAGCGAGTTGTCAAGCAAGGTAAAGCCGATATTACCCAAGCACAGTTACGCTTGAATGAGCAAGAACGCAGTTACCAAACCTTAATTCGTACCGGTAAGCTAGCTTTACTGAAAATCGCCGAACAACAAAAGACTTTAGAAGCAGAAATTACCACCTTAGCAGCAGAAATTGCTCAAACTAAAAGACAGATTGAATCATTAAATATTCAAATAGCACAACGACAAATCAAAGCACCAGTGTCCGGTACTATCTTTCAGTTACCGATTCAAAAAGCTGGTGCAGCCGTCCAACCAGGAACAATGGTAGCAGAGATTGCTGCTGTTGGTTCTCCTTTAGTGATTCGCGGGCAAATGGAGACTAATCAAAGTGGTTCTCTCCGGGAAGGATTACCAGTTAAATTAAAGTTTGATGCTTATCCTTTTCAAGATTACGGAGTTATAGAAGGAGAATTAATTGATATTTCTCCTACCACTATCGAATTAGATACAACTAATGGCAAAGCAGCAGCATATAACCTGGAAATTACTTTAAAACAACATTGCATTAAAAGCGGTAATAAATGTATCCCTTTACGTCCAGGTGATACCGCGACAGCTGAGGTGATTGTCCGTCAAAGGCGAATTATTGATTTTCTACTTGATCCATTCAAGCAATTGCAATCAGGTGGTTTGAAGTTGTAA
- a CDS encoding tyrosine phenol-lyase, producing MTDHKNTSPRRRRSWAEPYKIKVVEPLKMTTRAEREAAIAQAGYNTFLLRSEDVYIDLLTDSGTSAMSDYQWAGMMLGDEAYAGSKNFYNLEATIQKYYGYRYLVPTHQGRGAENILSQILIKPGDYIPGNMYFTTTRLHQELAGGTFVDVIIDAAHDAQSLHPFKGNVDLQKLTDLIKQVGAERIPYICVAGTVNMAGGQPMSMANLREVYQLAQSYSIKIILDATRAVENAYFIQQREAGYQQVAIADILREFCSYTDGCTMSGKKDALVNIGGWLALNDPDIYEEARNRVVIYEGLHTYGGMAGRDMEAMARGIEESVQDDHIRARVGQVEYLGQKLLEWNIPIVVPIGGHAIYLDAKRFLPHIPQDQFPAQRLAAELYLEAGIRAMERGIVSAGRNKDTGEHYYPELELVRLTIPRRVYTQAHMDLTAEAVEEVYYNRDRLGGLKMIYEPKYLRFFQARFALGN from the coding sequence ATGACTGATCATAAAAATACTTCCCCACGCCGTCGTCGTTCTTGGGCAGAACCATACAAAATTAAGGTAGTGGAACCCTTAAAAATGACCACTCGTGCAGAAAGGGAAGCAGCGATCGCCCAAGCTGGTTATAATACATTTTTATTACGTTCTGAGGATGTTTACATAGACCTACTCACCGATAGCGGCACTTCTGCCATGAGTGATTACCAGTGGGCAGGCATGATGTTGGGTGATGAAGCCTACGCTGGCAGTAAAAACTTTTATAATCTAGAAGCAACCATCCAAAAGTATTACGGCTATCGCTATCTTGTCCCCACCCATCAAGGACGGGGTGCAGAAAATATCCTATCGCAAATTCTCATCAAACCTGGCGACTACATACCAGGGAATATGTATTTCACGACGACAAGGCTACATCAGGAACTAGCCGGGGGTACATTTGTCGATGTGATTATCGATGCAGCCCATGATGCCCAATCTCTGCATCCTTTTAAGGGGAATGTTGATCTGCAAAAACTCACTGACTTAATTAAACAGGTAGGTGCAGAACGCATTCCTTATATATGCGTTGCGGGAACTGTGAATATGGCTGGTGGACAGCCGATGTCTATGGCTAATCTGCGGGAAGTGTATCAATTAGCCCAAAGTTACAGCATCAAGATTATTTTGGATGCTACCCGTGCGGTAGAAAATGCCTACTTTATTCAGCAACGAGAGGCAGGTTATCAGCAAGTAGCGATCGCTGATATTTTACGAGAATTTTGCTCTTACACAGATGGCTGTACAATGAGTGGCAAGAAAGATGCCCTAGTGAATATCGGTGGTTGGTTAGCACTGAATGACCCCGACATTTACGAAGAAGCACGTAACCGAGTAGTGATCTACGAAGGACTACATACTTACGGTGGTATGGCTGGACGGGATATGGAGGCAATGGCGCGGGGTATCGAAGAATCCGTGCAAGATGATCATATCCGGGCGCGGGTGGGACAAGTTGAATATCTCGGTCAAAAACTCCTAGAGTGGAATATCCCTATTGTTGTCCCCATTGGTGGTCATGCGATCTATTTAGATGCTAAACGCTTTTTACCCCACATCCCCCAAGACCAATTTCCCGCCCAACGTTTAGCCGCAGAACTATATTTAGAAGCCGGAATTCGGGCGATGGAACGAGGTATTGTTTCCGCCGGACGGAATAAAGACACAGGTGAACATTATTATCCAGAGTTGGAACTAGTGCGCTTGACCATTCCCCGTCGTGTCTATACTCAAGCCCACATGGATCTTACCGCCGAGGCTGTAGAAGAAGTGTATTACAACCGCGATCGCCTGGGTGGATTGAAGATGATTTACGAACCGAAGTATCTGCGTTTCTTTCAAGCAAGATTTGCATTGGGTAACTAG
- the lepB gene encoding signal peptidase I: MIAILIAMSGLLSIGTAFVTRTYLAEARWTPSGAMEPTLHGSPNQWEADKIVVDKLSYRFQDPERGDIIVFYPTEALQKEQYNDAFIKRIVGLPGEKVELQNGQVYINNKPLPENKYLSSNQKTVIDVCSSGIQPPYLAKPVTIPPASYLALGDNRNNSYDGRCWGVVPRELIIGKVSKRFFPVSRIGNVE; the protein is encoded by the coding sequence ATTATTGCAATACTAATAGCAATGTCAGGTTTATTATCTATAGGCACTGCATTTGTTACGAGAACATATCTAGCTGAAGCTAGATGGACACCTTCAGGCGCTATGGAACCAACTCTGCACGGTTCTCCAAACCAATGGGAGGCAGATAAAATTGTAGTTGATAAGTTGAGTTATCGCTTTCAAGATCCTGAACGTGGCGATATTATTGTATTTTACCCTACTGAAGCTCTACAAAAGGAACAATACAATGATGCCTTTATTAAGCGGATAGTTGGGCTACCTGGTGAAAAAGTAGAATTGCAGAATGGGCAGGTTTATATCAACAACAAACCTTTACCAGAAAACAAATATTTGAGTTCTAATCAGAAAACTGTAATTGATGTTTGCTCATCAGGAATTCAGCCACCTTACCTAGCAAAACCAGTCACCATACCACCTGCGTCCTACTTAGCTCTAGGTGATAATCGTAACAATTCTTACGATGGGCGTTGCTGGGGAGTTGTACCCCGCGAACTGATTATTGGTAAAGTCAGCAAAAGATTTTTCCCTGTCAGCCGCATTGGTAATGTTGAATAG
- a CDS encoding DUF1822 family protein: MTANPTVFTFADSTDLILEIPTTSGANLESHLFSHPYSRYQAYLNELCLSAVLPWLQEEFTTRAKVWPSTTALASFWELVNGTAVSLDVTRFILVPSEAMDLSELRVPQEWVDLPSWAGDYYLAVQVEVDSGYVKVWGYCTHAQLQDQGKYDPGDRTYAINASEMIDDISVLPVARQLCPNEITRSTITALSTIPQTQAQNLITRLGNPEIIHPRLAIPFPLWGGLIEHGGWRQSLYERRLGLPEQRSVWEWLENGVTQIAENLGWGRLNVQLSAAASRSAEDRQPGVTLAKRLTIAGQTYELMVTPQGEADAPYWRFELRNANVGAAIPGGFKLRLLTEDLQPFPNNEDIATTAVEQLYVEVALETGEGIVWEIEPLPENYDQEILRF; this comes from the coding sequence ATGACTGCTAACCCTACTGTCTTCACTTTTGCTGACTCGACAGACCTGATATTAGAAATTCCTACCACTTCAGGTGCAAATCTTGAGAGTCATTTGTTTTCCCATCCTTATTCACGTTATCAAGCTTATCTCAACGAACTTTGCTTGAGTGCCGTCTTGCCTTGGCTGCAAGAGGAATTTACAACACGGGCAAAGGTGTGGCCATCTACCACTGCCCTCGCTAGTTTTTGGGAACTGGTGAATGGAACCGCAGTCAGTCTTGACGTAACCAGATTTATTTTGGTTCCCAGTGAAGCTATGGACTTAAGCGAATTACGTGTACCTCAAGAATGGGTAGATTTACCAAGCTGGGCTGGGGATTATTACTTGGCGGTGCAAGTGGAAGTAGATAGCGGCTATGTGAAAGTTTGGGGTTACTGTACTCATGCCCAACTTCAGGATCAAGGCAAATATGATCCAGGCGATCGCACTTATGCTATAAACGCGAGTGAGATGATCGACGACATCAGTGTATTACCCGTAGCCCGGCAATTATGCCCCAATGAAATTACCCGCAGCACCATTACAGCCCTATCAACCATACCCCAAACCCAAGCCCAAAACTTAATCACTCGTTTAGGCAATCCCGAAATTATCCATCCCCGCTTGGCTATCCCTTTTCCATTGTGGGGAGGACTAATTGAACATGGTGGCTGGCGACAAAGCCTATACGAACGCCGCTTGGGTTTACCAGAACAACGTTCAGTCTGGGAATGGTTAGAAAACGGTGTCACCCAAATTGCCGAAAATCTGGGTTGGGGACGGCTGAATGTACAATTAAGTGCGGCTGCTTCCCGGAGTGCAGAAGATCGACAACCAGGAGTGACATTAGCGAAAAGATTGACAATTGCTGGTCAAACCTATGAACTGATGGTAACACCCCAAGGCGAAGCCGATGCCCCATATTGGCGGTTTGAGTTACGAAATGCTAACGTCGGTGCAGCGATTCCTGGCGGCTTTAAATTGCGCTTGTTGACAGAAGACTTACAACCATTCCCCAATAACGAAGATATTGCCACAACCGCCGTCGAACAACTCTATGTGGAAGTCGCCCTGGAAACTGGAGAAGGGATAGTTTGGGAAATCGAACCCCTACCCGAAAATTATGACCAAGAGATTTTAAGATTCTAA
- a CDS encoding Uma2 family endonuclease: protein MATLLSQAKSSNQLVITWEALPEDFQLEDEPVENTGQPLLAGALRESLEISGFIQPQMLIAANFGLCATINGELMIKAPDWVYVSSVKEIINNRKSYTPILEGEIPSLVIEFLSNKDGGEYSVKRTYPPGKWFFYEQILQITIYLIFEPDSGLLEYYQLENGHYELQQPDENGHHWVEEMGLFLGTWQGIKEGRTGYWLRWWDQNGNLLPWAVEQIEQERQRAEQERQRAEQECQRAEQERQRAEQERHQKELLIAYLQSQGIDPNNLPPLQ from the coding sequence ATGGCAACCCTACTTAGCCAAGCCAAGTCATCAAATCAACTGGTAATCACTTGGGAAGCCTTACCTGAAGACTTTCAACTAGAGGATGAACCAGTGGAGAATACCGGTCAGCCATTATTGGCTGGTGCATTGCGCGAAAGCTTAGAAATCAGTGGTTTCATCCAACCGCAAATGTTAATTGCTGCGAATTTTGGATTGTGTGCCACAATCAACGGGGAATTGATGATAAAAGCACCCGACTGGGTATATGTGTCGTCAGTCAAAGAAATTATTAACAATCGCAAAAGTTACACACCGATTCTTGAAGGTGAAATCCCTAGCCTTGTTATAGAATTTCTTTCAAATAAAGATGGTGGAGAATATTCAGTAAAGCGGACATATCCTCCAGGAAAGTGGTTTTTCTATGAGCAAATTTTGCAAATTACCATCTACCTAATTTTTGAACCTGATAGTGGTTTGTTGGAATATTATCAACTAGAAAATGGACATTATGAGTTGCAGCAACCTGATGAAAATGGTCATCATTGGGTAGAGGAAATGGGTTTATTTTTGGGAACATGGCAAGGGATAAAAGAAGGGCGGACTGGTTATTGGTTGCGCTGGTGGGATCAAAATGGTAATTTGTTACCTTGGGCTGTAGAACAAATTGAGCAAGAACGTCAACGTGCGGAACAAGAACGTCAACGTGCGGAACAAGAATGTCAACGTGCGGAACAAGAACGTCAACGCGCAGAACAAGAACGTCACCAAAAAGAATTACTAATAGCTTATTTACAGTCTCAGGGTATTGACCCAAATAACTTACCCCCATTACAGTAG
- a CDS encoding peptidase domain-containing ABC transporter has product MVQNPATIKISWQLCNQIIGYSLSASEFQNYEQKFRYLEPKVGKFWQGTDVEAGIYIVLSGKVRLLDEAGELITTLEAGASFGHFTLFPHTNFKPYAARASTNVSLCFLTHEFLQQLIVKYPSISEYLKTQAHTFNALLVKSDEKIHEKTLTTNNSISQPQINKQKKLNKAEFPHPTQRVGHLLQRVTRRYAFFAQQSASDCGAACLVMVSRYWGKKFSLNRLRDMTNVDRNGASLRGLTAAAESLGFNTRPVKASLNQLAKQKLPAIVHWEGKHYIVVYEITAKHVIVADPAIGQRTLTHLEFQADWTGYTLLLEPTALFKETKESTTPFWQFFELIRPHGLVMLEVFIASLFIQIFGLITPLFTQLILDRVIVQRSGVTLMAVGLGLMMFSLFRVAITGLRQYLLDHTANKIDVALIVAFIRHTLRLPLSFFETRYVGDIISRLQENRKIQRFLSGEALSILLDLITVFIYLGLMFCYSWQLALLSLVIIPPFLLLALIATPFLQKISREIFNAAAKESSYLIEALTGVSTIKSTSVEQTVRWHWEELLHKEVKTSFSGQVIGNRLQIFSNTIEAIASTGLLWYGAHLVIHNQLTIGQLVAFNMLLGNIIRPFQRLTVLWNELQEVIIAVERINDVLDAEPEEDSQQQIRQSLPVVQGHIRFENVTFRYHPESDINVLENLNLEIQSGQTVALVGRSGSGKTTISKLVLGLYPPTDGKILIDDHDITTISLSSLRQQVGVVDQDTFLFGGTIRENISLGHPEATIAEMTTAAKLAGADEFIRKLPMGYETQIGEGGGLLSGGQRQRIAIARALLGNPRLLIFDEATSHLDTESERIIQQNLQTILRDKTALIIAHRLSTVQNADLILVLDKGVLVERGTHTQLMAKRGHYFYLNQKQLQVTE; this is encoded by the coding sequence ATGGTACAAAATCCAGCGACCATCAAAATCTCGTGGCAATTATGCAATCAAATCATCGGTTATTCTCTATCAGCATCAGAGTTCCAAAACTATGAGCAAAAATTTAGATACCTAGAACCGAAAGTAGGTAAATTTTGGCAAGGAACTGATGTGGAAGCGGGTATTTATATTGTCCTTAGCGGTAAAGTTAGGTTACTAGACGAAGCTGGGGAATTAATCACCACCTTAGAAGCAGGTGCATCATTTGGACATTTCACATTATTTCCTCATACTAACTTCAAACCTTATGCAGCCAGAGCCAGTACAAATGTCAGCTTATGTTTTCTCACTCATGAATTTCTCCAACAATTGATAGTGAAATATCCCTCGATCAGTGAGTATTTAAAAACACAAGCACATACTTTTAATGCTTTGTTAGTTAAATCTGATGAAAAAATTCATGAGAAAACATTAACAACTAATAATTCTATCTCTCAACCACAGATAAACAAACAAAAAAAGCTTAATAAAGCTGAATTTCCCCATCCTACACAAAGAGTTGGTCACTTATTACAGCGAGTCACACGACGCTATGCTTTTTTTGCACAACAGAGTGCATCTGATTGCGGTGCAGCGTGTCTTGTGATGGTGTCGCGTTACTGGGGGAAAAAATTTAGCCTTAACCGCTTGCGGGATATGACTAATGTTGACCGAAATGGGGCATCTCTGCGTGGGTTAACAGCAGCTGCTGAAAGTTTAGGTTTTAATACACGCCCAGTCAAAGCAAGTCTGAACCAATTAGCAAAGCAAAAATTACCTGCGATTGTGCATTGGGAAGGCAAACACTATATAGTTGTCTATGAAATTACTGCAAAACACGTCATTGTTGCTGATCCTGCTATTGGTCAACGTACTCTCACCCACCTAGAATTTCAAGCTGATTGGACTGGATATACACTGTTATTAGAACCAACGGCATTATTTAAAGAAACAAAAGAAAGTACTACTCCCTTTTGGCAATTTTTTGAGTTAATTAGACCTCATGGGTTGGTGATGTTAGAAGTTTTTATTGCTTCTTTATTTATCCAAATATTTGGACTCATCACTCCTTTATTTACTCAATTAATCTTAGACCGAGTGATAGTACAGCGTTCTGGTGTAACCTTAATGGCTGTGGGGTTGGGGTTAATGATGTTTAGTCTTTTTCGTGTGGCTATCACAGGGTTAAGGCAATATTTACTAGACCACACAGCAAATAAGATAGATGTGGCATTAATTGTCGCTTTCATTCGCCATACTTTACGACTACCTTTGAGTTTTTTTGAAACACGTTATGTAGGAGATATCATTTCCCGTTTACAGGAAAATCGCAAAATTCAGCGCTTTCTTTCTGGTGAAGCATTATCAATTCTATTAGATTTAATCACTGTTTTTATCTATCTGGGATTGATGTTTTGCTATAGTTGGCAATTGGCATTGCTATCACTAGTAATTATCCCACCATTTTTATTGCTAGCTTTGATTGCGACACCCTTTTTACAAAAAATTTCCCGTGAGATATTTAATGCTGCGGCTAAAGAAAGCAGCTATCTAATTGAGGCTTTGACTGGTGTGAGTACAATCAAATCTACATCTGTAGAACAAACAGTACGTTGGCATTGGGAAGAGTTACTACATAAGGAAGTCAAAACCAGTTTTTCGGGACAAGTTATTGGTAATCGCTTGCAAATTTTCAGTAACACCATAGAAGCGATCGCCTCTACTGGTTTATTGTGGTATGGGGCGCATTTAGTCATTCATAATCAGCTAACTATTGGACAATTGGTAGCATTTAATATGCTACTAGGTAATATTATCCGACCTTTCCAACGATTAACTGTACTCTGGAATGAATTACAAGAGGTGATTATTGCCGTAGAACGAATCAATGATGTTTTAGATGCTGAACCTGAAGAAGATTCACAGCAGCAGATTAGGCAATCTTTACCAGTAGTTCAAGGTCATATTCGTTTTGAAAATGTTACCTTTCGCTATCATCCAGAAAGTGATATCAATGTCTTAGAAAATCTCAATTTAGAAATTCAATCAGGGCAAACAGTTGCTTTAGTAGGACGCAGTGGTTCCGGTAAAACTACAATTTCTAAGCTAGTTTTAGGGCTGTATCCTCCCACAGATGGCAAGATATTAATTGATGATCATGATATTACTACTATTTCCTTATCTTCTTTACGCCAGCAAGTAGGAGTAGTTGACCAAGATACATTTTTATTTGGTGGCACAATTCGAGAAAATATCAGTTTAGGACATCCCGAAGCCACTATAGCAGAGATGACGACAGCCGCAAAATTAGCGGGGGCTGATGAGTTTATTAGAAAGTTACCTATGGGTTATGAAACCCAAATTGGTGAAGGTGGTGGTTTATTATCTGGTGGACAAAGACAAAGAATTGCGATTGCTAGGGCATTATTGGGTAATCCCCGGTTGTTAATTTTTGATGAGGCTACTTCTCATCTTGATACTGAATCGGAAAGAATTATTCAGCAAAATTTACAGACGATTCTGCGAGATAAAACTGCTTTAATTATCGCTCACCGTCTTTCTACTGTGCAGAATGCAGATTTAATTTTGGTATTAGATAAAGGTGTATTGGTTGAGAGGGGAACTCACACTCAACTTATGGCCAAGCGTGGACATTACTTTTATCTCAATCAAAAACAATTACAGGTTACAGAGTAA
- a CDS encoding peptidylprolyl isomerase, whose amino-acid sequence MSHSITITNADILEQVKLSGKIPEIIEQIIQRKIIKNTVAEAGIKIETEELQKTADQMRLVNKLISAEDTWIWLNKHGLSLDDFEDIVYTNLISAKLATHLFADKVEAYFYEHQLDYLGVVMYEAMLDDEDLAWELFYAIKEGETSFHDVARIHIQDIELRRKSGYLGIVYRRDLQPEISAAVFAAKPPQLLQPIVTSKGVHLIFVEEIIQPQLNERLCLEIATHLYYEWLKMQSQEAEVKLQIDEIVSNS is encoded by the coding sequence ATGTCACATTCTATCACTATCACCAATGCAGATATTTTAGAGCAAGTCAAACTATCAGGTAAAATTCCTGAGATAATTGAGCAGATTATTCAGCGCAAAATTATCAAAAACACTGTAGCTGAAGCAGGTATAAAAATCGAGACAGAAGAATTGCAAAAAACAGCAGACCAGATGCGTTTAGTGAATAAATTAATTAGTGCTGAAGATACTTGGATATGGTTAAATAAACACGGCTTATCTCTAGATGATTTTGAGGATATTGTCTACACAAATCTCATCTCAGCCAAGTTAGCAACTCATTTATTTGCAGATAAAGTTGAGGCATATTTTTATGAACATCAACTAGATTATTTGGGTGTTGTTATGTATGAAGCAATGTTGGATGATGAGGATTTAGCTTGGGAACTTTTTTATGCCATTAAAGAAGGGGAAACTAGTTTTCATGATGTGGCTCGTATACACATTCAAGATATAGAATTACGGCGTAAATCTGGGTATTTAGGAATAGTGTATCGTCGAGATTTGCAACCAGAGATTTCTGCTGCTGTCTTTGCAGCTAAACCACCACAGCTTTTACAGCCAATTGTGACTTCTAAAGGCGTACATTTAATTTTTGTCGAGGAGATTATTCAACCACAACTTAATGAAAGACTCTGCCTAGAAATTGCTACACACTTGTACTATGAATGGCTGAAAATGCAAAGCCAAGAGGCTGAGGTTAAGCTTCAAATTGATGAGATAGTTAGCAATTCGTAA